Proteins found in one Candidatus Cybelea sp. genomic segment:
- a CDS encoding c-type cytochrome, which translates to MLLAAAALGATLYATYCSSCHGNVGQGSSLAPSLIGKPAVDVHFMLDSGRMPAAAPYVNGIPRVARFDEPQITAIVQYVLQLSPQPASAALPLVMPGNIDAGRRLFAENCAQCHGATGDGASVGSNDVAPALSTATVFQVAEAVRAGPGVMPSFGSDVLSDQDVSDIAHYVNYVQTQGNAPGGTNAGGFSLADDGPVAEGFVAWLFGLGALVLFIRFLGTTN; encoded by the coding sequence ATGCTGCTTGCGGCTGCCGCCCTGGGGGCCACGCTGTACGCGACGTACTGCTCCTCGTGCCACGGTAACGTCGGCCAAGGATCGAGTCTCGCCCCATCGCTCATCGGCAAACCGGCGGTCGACGTTCACTTTATGCTCGATAGCGGACGCATGCCCGCGGCAGCACCGTACGTCAATGGAATTCCGCGCGTGGCGCGGTTCGACGAGCCGCAGATCACGGCCATCGTGCAGTACGTGCTGCAGCTCTCGCCGCAGCCTGCCTCAGCCGCTCTGCCGCTCGTCATGCCCGGCAATATCGACGCCGGCCGCCGCCTCTTTGCCGAAAACTGCGCCCAGTGCCATGGAGCGACCGGTGACGGTGCGTCCGTCGGATCAAACGACGTCGCGCCCGCGCTCTCCACGGCGACGGTCTTTCAGGTCGCCGAGGCGGTCCGTGCGGGGCCCGGCGTCATGCCGAGCTTTGGTTCGGACGTTCTGAGCGATCAAGACGTCAGCGATATCGCGCACTATGTGAACTACGTGCAGACGCAGGGAAACGCCCCGGGCGGCACCAACGCCGGCGGATTCTCGCTCGCGGACGACGGCCCGGTTGCCGAAGGCTTCGTTGCCTGGCTGTTCGGGCTCGGCGCGCTCGTGCTATTCATACGCTTCCTCGGCACCACCAACTAG
- a CDS encoding cytochrome c — protein MRSALGLVFMLCTVACTSASVERQDVSAGTGATVGGDRIAGALVFAANCETCHGAEGAGGPVGPSLYGESKRMSYGGLVSWIEDPQPPMPRLYPKFLTPSEVRDAAAYVESL, from the coding sequence ATGCGCAGCGCGCTTGGCCTAGTCTTCATGCTATGCACGGTTGCGTGCACGAGCGCGTCGGTCGAGCGACAAGACGTTAGCGCCGGGACCGGCGCTACTGTCGGGGGGGATCGCATCGCCGGCGCACTTGTTTTTGCGGCAAACTGCGAAACGTGCCATGGCGCGGAGGGCGCCGGGGGCCCCGTTGGGCCTTCCCTGTACGGGGAATCGAAGCGGATGAGCTACGGAGGGCTCGTTTCCTGGATTGAGGATCCGCAGCCGCCAATGCCGCGCCTCTATCCAAAGTTCCTGACGCCTTCTGAGGTGCGCGACGCAGCGGCATACGTCGAGTCGCTCTAA